The DNA sequence ATCTCGCTAATACCCTTAATAAATCATCACTCTCTCACATTGTTCAACCTCAAACTGATGGTGTACAACAAAAAAAGTTGATTGTTGCCGGTAGCTCATCTTTATTTATCAAAAAAAACAAATACAAAGATGAAGCTTAGATCCATTCTACTCGTATTAATTCCTGTGGCAATTTTTTCTAGTTGCACAGTACTTTCTTTTTACCCACTTTACACCGAAAATGAGCTGATTAAAGACGATCGCATTTTGGGTGAATGGCAAACCACTTCTGAAAATATGAATACAGAAGACACCATTCGATGGAGCATTTCTTTTATTCAGAATCAAGATAATACCAATAAGTATACTTATACTTTAAATTTGTATCACCAAAAAGAAGAAACCGATAGTGCAAAATTTCTGCTGCACATTGTTGAGTTAGATGGAAATACCTATCTAGATTTCTTCCCTGAAGAAGGAAAAGTCAACAACGATTTCTTTACCATTCACCTCATTCCTGTACATACTTTTGCCAAACTGGAAATTGGCGACGAACTTAAAATATCTTGGTTCGATTCGGATTGGTTAGAAAAACTGTTCGAAAACAACAAAATCAGGATGAAACATGAAAAAACTAAGGATGTAACGCTTTTGACAGCCAAACCGCAAGAACTTCAAAAGTTTATTATTAAATATGCCAACGATGAGAAAGCATATAGCGAATACATGAACTACACCTTAAGTAAACTGTAGATGTACATACAAAAACTGCCATCTAAAAACCTTTACAGAATAGCCTTGCATATTCTGTTTTGGTTGTTTTCTTTTTTTACGGTTAACTATGTTTTTTCTATTACTGATCAAATCACCACCATTGATTATTTGTTTACAGGGCTTTTTCATATCAGCCTTTTGGTGGGGGTATACATCAATCTAGAGATTCTAATTCCACTGTTCTTTCAGAAAAGGAAATACACAGCTTACTGTACGCTGCTCGCAATTGATGTTATTTTTACTAGCTTTCTAAACATACTCACATTTAACTGGCTTGCTGATTTAATTTTTCCAGATTACTATTTTATAGCTCAGTTCGAAGCGCTGGAAACAATCATAATCGTATTTGTATACTTGTTAATTACTAGTTTGCTAAAAATTTCTAAATCGTGGTTTATGCTACAAGAGTTAAATCACAAGCTTAGCAAAATCGAGAAAGAGAATATAGAAAGTCAACTAAATGCTTTAAAAGCACAGATTAATCCGCATTTTCTATTTAACAGCCTAAATGTTTTACATTCTTTGGCGCTTAAACAGTCTACCGAATCTCCGGATGCTATTATTAAATTGGCCGATATTTTACGCTATGTGATTTATGAATCTAATAAAAGTACTATTAGTGTGGAAGATGAAGTGAAGTTGATCGAAAATTACCTGAGCTTGCAAAAGTACAGGATAGACAGTTCGGCAAAAGTGTGCTTCGATACCAATATTCATCAAAACAACCAGATTGCTCCTATGCTTTTTTTACCTTTGGTAGAAAACAGTTTCAAACATGGAATTAAAGGTGATCTGGCTGAAACTTTTGTGAAAATCCATTTGCAATCCGATCAAAAGCAAACACAATTTAAAATTGAAAACAACAAAGGTGAACACGATGAATTTGATGCCGGATTTAAAGGTGGAATTGGCATTGCCAATATTAAAAAGCGCTTGGGATTAATCTATCCACATCAACATAGTTTACAAATTAACGAAACTGAAAACCTGTTTAAAGTTAGCCTTACTATCCAACATGAGAATTAATTGCATAATCGTAGACGATGAGCCTGCTTCTAGAGAAGTATTAGAAAAGTTTATTTCAGACTGCCCTACTTTAACTTTATTACAGAGCTGCAAAAATGCCTTCGAAGCCTCAGATGCTATTAATCAATTTGATTTACAGTTGATTTTTTTAGATATCAATATGCCCAAACTTTCGGGTATTAAGTTTTATAAATCACTAGTAAATCCGCCATTTGTAATATTTACTACTGCATATCCGGAGTTTGCTGTAGAAGGTTTTGAGGTAGATGCCATCGATTATTTATTAAAGCCCTTCCCTTTTGAGAGATTTTATAAAGCAGTAAACAAAGCATCGGAAACAATTATTAGCAAAAGCTCTGAAAGCAAACCGCAAGAATTTATCTTGTGGAAAGCTGATAAAAAGATACACCGTGTTTTGCTCGATGAAATCAATTATTTAGAAGCCATCGGAGATTATGTAAAAGTGCAATTTGCAGACAAGTCTATTATGGTGCATAATACTTTTCAAAAGCTACTTGCCCAATTGCCTGACAATAAATTTGTGAGAGTGCACAAATCTTTTGCGATTGCTCTTCATAAACTAGAAACCATAGATGGCAACAGAATCATTCTAAAAGGAAAATCTATTCCAATTGGGCAGACTTATCGCACAGATTTTATGGAATTAATTAAAAACCAAGGTTTATCCTAATTGGGGCATTATCCATATAATTTATGCCTAATTCCATTAATTTGTCACAATTCTTCTACTCTATAAGTCTAAATCAATCTACTAAATTTTAGCTATTAAATATAAGTTGTTGATTTTCTGATGATTACATCTTAAATTCAGAAGAATTTTAACATAGCGTTCACGAATTAAAAAAATTCAAGAAAGAATAGCTATATTTGGACGTGTGCGCACACACAAGCTCACACAACCTATTATTATTAGTCCATAGTAAGTGCAAAACCATGAAATTGGATACCCCCAACAAAAGACAATTAATTGCATTAACCCTGATATTCATTTTTTCAGGTTTAATTAAACTACAAGCACAAGACCAGTACGAGCTTACAGGAGACTGGGTGTGTAAATCAATTACAGAATTTTCTGATAACGGAGAAACCATTTCGTCGAAAGATTACAGCGTTTCTGGCTGGATGCCTGCTACCGTTCCAGGAACTGTGCTCACCACTTTACTCAACAACGAGAAAGTGCCTGATCCTTTCTACGGAATGAACAATGAGAAAATTAAAGACATTTACGAAACTGGTAGAGACCATTATACTTACTGGTTTGTAAAAGACTTTGAAGAAAAAGCAGGTAAAAACGAGCAAGTTTGGTTGCACCTAAGAGGTGTAAACTACAGCACCGAAATTTTCTTAAACGGTAAAAAAGTAAACAAAGAAACGCACTACGGTATGTTTCTTCGCCAAACTTACAACATTACAGACCTGCTTGACTCTAAAGGCAAAAACAGATTGGCTGTAATTGTTTATCCTCCAGATCCAGTAGGTAATCCAAATGGCGGACAAGGTGGTGATGGCCGTATCGCAAAAGGTGTTTCTCACCAGTATGTAGCTGGTTGGGACTGGATACAACCAACAAGAGACAGAAACACTGGTATCTGGGATAAAGTTTTTATTGAGAAAACAGGAGCTGTAAATGTAAAGAACCCGCATATTGTTACACTTGTACCAGGTAAAAGAGATCCGAAAGCGAAAGAGCAAGCTCCTGTAAATATTAAAATTACGGCTGAGGTTGAAAACCCAACTTCATCTGCTATTTCTGGTATTTTAAAATATACTTTAGAAGGTAAAGAAGTTAGCCAAGATGTAACTGTAGCTGCTAATAGCACTAAGCTTGTTAAGCTTGCAGATTATGAGATGCAAAATCCGAAACTTTGGTGGCCAAATATGTATGGTGAGCAAAATCTATATGATATAGAAATCTCATTTGTACAAGGCAAAAAGACTTCTGATTCTGAGAAAGTAACTTTTGGTGTAAGAGAAATTCAAAAAGAATGGAACACCAAAACCCAAAGTGCTCAAATCAATGTAAACGGTCAAAAAATATTTATTAAAGGTGGCAACTGGATTATTTCTGATGCGATGTTGCGCTTTACTGATGAGAGATACGATGCTGAAATTCGCTACCACCGCGACATGAACCTTAACCTGATTAGAATTTGGGGTGGTGCGCTTACAGAAAGACCAGAGTTTTACCAAGCTTGCGATAAATATGGTATGCTTGTAATTCAAGACTTTTGGATGTCTGGTGATTGTAATGGTAGATGGTTTGACCCAATGAAAGCAGAAGACCAGTGGACAAGAAGACAATATCCTGATGACCACAATCTTTTCTTAACTTCTGCGAAAGACATGGTTAAGATGATCAGAAATCATGCTTCACTAGCTATGTATTGTGGTGGTAATGAAATCACTCCTCCAGAAGATATTCTTATTCCTTTAAGAGACGAAATCTTACCAGAACTAGATGGAACTCGCTGGTTTATTGAATATTCTAACTCAGACAGTATGTCTCTAAATACACTTGGTGGAAATGGTGACGGACCTTATGGAATTCAGCCAATTAGTATGTTTTGGGATCACCAAACATTCCCATTCAACTCAGAAGTTGGTTCTGTAGGTGTTGGTGATATCGAATCTTTAAGAAGATTTATTCCAGAGGAAAACTTAACTCCTCCTACTTACAATGACGAAACTGTAGACGATGTTTGGGCTTACCATAAATACATTGGTTATGGTGCACATGTAAGACCTTATGGTGATGCTAAAGATGCTAAAGACTTTGGTGTAAAAGCGCAGTTGATTAATTACGATCAGTACCGTGCTCTAATGGAAGGTTTTAGCGCTCATATGTGGGATTGGTATTCTGGTAGCATCATCTGGAAAACTCAAAACCCTTGGACTGCCATGCGTGGTCAGATGTACGATTATTATCTTGACCCAAACGCTTGTTTATATGGTTTAAGAAAAGGTAGTGAGCCATTACACATTATGTATAATCCTACTAGTGGGATGGTTTATACTGTAAACAATTCATTTGAAGCACTCCGTAGCATTATGCTTAAAATAGAAAGCATAGATATGAAAGGTAACAAAGAAATGCTTACTCAGGTATTTGTTGGAATGGAGCCAACATCGAGCAAGAAAATTCTTTCTGTAAAACCATTTCTTGATAAAATAGCGAAAGAAGAAGGTGTTTTCTTAAACTTCCAATTGCTTAATACTGACCAAGAAGTATTATCTGAAAACTTTTATTGGGTACCAAATGCAAATGGTGAATACACTGGATTAAACAATATGGCAGAAGCCAAAGCTTCTATTACTGCAAAACAAACCGAAAAAGGTAAAATCGCAGTGACTCTTAAAAATGACGAAAGTAATCCTGTTGCATTCTTCAACAGAGTTGCTTTAATCGATGGTACCACTGGAAAAAGAATATTACCTGTTTTTTACGATGATAACTATGTTTCTGTAATTGCGGGAGAAGAGAAAACAGTGATATTAGAATTTGATCCAGAACTCGCTGGCAAAAATGCAAAAGTGACAGTTGAAGGATGGAACGTTCCGAAACAAACGATTGACATTATTGACTAACTTGCAAACTTCAATTTACGCTTCATGAAAAAGGCTGGTATTACACCAGCCTTTTTATTTTTTCATCATTACATTATTAAAGTTTTTGGTGTATTAGCCTCAGTAAGTGGTCTGGCAAATAAAGCTATCGCAATTATCTCTTCTTCGTTTGCAGATCTAACAGGGCTGTAAACTACATTATAAAATCGCTCTTCACCGGCTACATTTCTTGATAAATTCACTGAAAAATTTTCACCATTAAAAGCACTTTTATAAAATTCTTTATGATGTTCCCATTCTTCTACATCATCAAAAAATAAAGACATATTTATTCCAGTCTTAATCTCAAAACCTTCTGATCTCCACAACTTATAAAACCTTTCATTATAAGAAATAAGGTTATAATCTCTATCTAAGGTAAAGATTTCATCTGGTGCCGCATTAATTAAATTTTCTAAGAAAACACTATCATTATCGGTAGAAACAGATGCTTGGAACTTCACTTTTTCTTCTAGCTGTTTCTTTAGTTCCTCTGTATCTTTTATTGCTTGAATATCTATTAAAGAGCCTGCAATTCGAATAGGTTTTCCATCTTTGTCTCTCAAAGTATTACCTACAGCGCGAAACCATCTGTATGTTCCATCAATCAGTTTCAATTTATATTCAACATCATAAATTGTATTACCAGAATAATCTAACAAATGCTTATTAAATGCATCTATAGTTCTTTGTTTATCATCAGGATGCAATAAATCTGACCAAGAATGTAAAACATTAGGGAAATCTTCTTCACTCTTGTAACCCAACATTTCTCTAAAATTATCTGTCCAGATAAATGGTGTGTTATCATCAATATTCAAATCACTTGGAACAACCATATCCCATAAACCTTCAGTAGTGGTTTTAGCTGCCAAATTAAATCTCTCTATCAAATCAGAAGCTTCTTTTTGTTTACTCAAGAGTTCTTCTTGTGTACTAGACAATTCTTCCATGCTTTGTAGAATTGTTTCCTCCTGAGCTTTCATTTGTTCTGCCTGTTGCTGGCTTTCCCATAAAAGTTTTTCACTATTTTGAATAGCTTCTTCCTGTTCTGTTACATCCTTAGAGAAAATAGCAATACCAGATATATTATTATTTTTATCCCTCAAAGGACTGTATATCACCTGCATATACTTAGTCTCTCCCCTAATGATAGTTGATTCAGATTGAGAAATAAATTCACCGGATAAAGCTCTGTCCCACAATTGTTTTTGTTTATCTACTTCTAAAGCAGTAGCATTTTTGTAAGAATCTAGTAGACTATCACCCACTTGCAGATCATGTTTATACTCTGTCCAATTCTTATAAAATGCCTTGTTAAACATCTTGAATTTATACTCGTGATCAATTACGAATACAACATCTGGGGTAGAGTTTATTAAATCATTCAGTAATTGTTCTTTGTCTTGAATTTCCTTCATTACCCGCTGCATCTCCTCCTGAGTAGCAGAAAGTTCTTCCATATTCTGGCGTAGTTCTTCTTCTTGAGACTTTAAACTTTCAGCTTGTATTTGACTTTGCCTCAACAATTCCTGTGTCTTTTCATTTGTCTGAACAGTAGATATTACAGAAGCTATATTTTCTCCTAACTTTTCGAGAAATTCTATTTGATAAGATTCAAACTTTTTGAACGAGGCTAGCTCAACTATACCAAGTACATCTTCATTTATTTTTAGGGGAACAATTACAATAGAATTTGGTGGAGCCTCACCTAAACCAGAAGTAATGGTAACGTAGTTTTCTGGAACATCTAATAAGAGCAATGTTTCTTTTTCGAGATAGATTTGCCCAATCATCCCTTCACCAAAACTAAATGTTTTTTCTAAGTATTTTTTTCTATCATAGGCATAACATGCTTTCTGTTCTAATAGCTCTTTTTCTTTATCTACAATGTATATCGCACCCTGATTAGCCTTTAAGTACTTAACCAGATTACTAATAGACTGAAAACAAGTTTCATCTAAATCGTGTTGATTTGTTCTTAATATTTCACTAAATAAAGCTAAACCTTCTGTTACCCATTTTCTTTGAGTTTCAGTTTTGTTTAATTGCTTTAGTTGATTTCTCATACTAATTAATGAACCCGGTAAAGACATTGGGTCTATACTGTCTTCATCAACTCCCGGATATGTTATATTCAACTCACCTTGTTCAATCTGTTTTACAAATAAAGTGGCTGAATTTATTTCTTTTTGAAGCGTAATTGAGGTTTTCTGTGCTTTATCTAATTCTGCTCTAGAGGCAAAACTACCCGATAGCTTAAACATGATCAGTAATTTAGTTAATTATCCAAATTGTTATATAATTAACTAAGTCACTCCTGAAAATATTATAAAAGTAATATTATGTTTAAGAATATTTATATTTTGTAATTCCTGAAATATGAAGTATAATCAAAAATCGTATTTCACCCCTTTCGGCAATGGTTCTACCCTCAATTTCATCCATTGTCCATCCACTTTAATTACTACAATATCATTGTCTTTATCGTAAAACATGGTTCCGTCTTCACCATCTCTCAACGATACATAATTCACATGCTTTGCACTTTCTACAGAGTTAGTTTCATCATCTCCTTCGGGTTGGTCTTTTCTAATGTTGTCTTTCCCAATTTGCCCAAGTGTAAGCGCATTGCTTAACTTAAGCGAACCGTAAAACACTGCTTGGTCTCGGCTAAACATAAATGAATGATGTCTTACATCAGACCCAATCTTAAACCAGTTATAGGCAGGTGCTGAATGATTGTATACCGTTCCATAATAATACATTTCGGCAACTGGCTTCTCCAATTCTGTATGTTTATTTACAAGCATGGTGATACGAGACTTGTCATCTCTAGCATAACCTTCAAACACATGAAAGCCCCAGCGCTTGCGGTTTTTCTCATTTTCATTCCCTCGAACTTGCACCATATAAGGAGTGCTAATAATTCCATTAATAGTGGTGTACATCGGAGTGGTATGTTTATCGAAACCAAAATTATAACCCCTATTATTCCACTTATCCCAAGTAGAATCTACATCCGATTGAATCTCTGCTCTGTAAGTATTTTCTGAGACTTTTACCATCTGGTAATACTTCATCGCATCAGAAAGTACCGTATTATCTTGAGCAAAAAGCCCTTGAAGAATTAAAAAGCAAGTTGTAGTTAAAAAAAGGCATTTCATTTATAGAGTAATTTTAATGGTAGATATTTTATTATACAGTGTGCTATCTCTGATTTTTACCTACCATTATTAGCATTATTATGAAAAAAGAAATTCTGTTACTTCATTTCCCAGTCATCTGTTCTGAATGAAGAAGCCGGCAAACCTTCTGTGTTAAATAATTCACCCACCACAAAATCTTGGAAAGCATACCTTACCGCAACAGGATTAGGAACTGATGGAGAATAAACCGAAATCCCTTCGCCAGTAATAAAAGCTGTTGCTGGGAAAAATCTTTGGTTCTCTCCTGCTATCTCGAAGTTTTCTAACTCTTTGCCATAAGTAGTTAAACCATGTTCGGCATGATCGAAAGTCAACTTGGCAATGCTGCCATCAACTTTCATTTCTTTTAAAATTGGACCTGAACATTCGAATCCTTCTTGCCCATATGTTTGAGTCAGCGCCAAATAAGCCATCCTTTCACCAACCACTTGCTTATTTGCTGGGTGTATGCAATGCTTTTCACCAGCATCCATCAAACTCACCATACCCATATTCGGAATTGCAGTAGATACTTTTAGTTGTGCTTCTCGGATATACGCAGAGTTAAGCGCATCTTTTCCATAGAAATAAGGAGCAATTTGTGCATAATAGAATGGGAAATCTCCAATGCCCCATACCTCACGCCAGTTTTCTACAAGACCTGCCATTAGCTTTTCATATTCCTTTGGTTCATTTCTATTGGCCTCACCCTGATACCACAAACCTCCACGAAGTGCATAACCCACCATTGGGTTTATCATCTTATTAAATAATGATGTAGGATCTTGATGCTGAGATTCTTTTTTGTCTTTTTCAGGTAATTTTACCCAATCGTATTGTTTAAGCTTTTCTTCACTCATCCAAGGTTCAATTCTGGTTCCTCCCCAACTTGTACAAATTAAGCCAACAGGTACATCGAGCGATTCGTTAATCATTTTACCAAAAAAGTAAGCTGCTGCACTAAAGTCCCCTACATTTTCAGGTTCACATAACTTCCAATCTCCTTCAAAATCATCAACTGGTTCTAAGCTTCTTTCTCGCTTTACAGTAAACAGTCTGATGTTGTTATTTTTTGAAGTTGCAATTGCTCTATTTGCTCCAATAATTGGCTGGTTTTTATAACCGAGCATGGTCATTTGCATGTTAGATTGACCTGAACAAATCCACACTTCTCCGATTAATACATTATTTAATTTGAGTGTTTTTCCGTCGGAAATGGTGATTTGATATGGCCCTCCGGCTACAGGAGTGGCTACTTTTACTTTCCACTTTCCATCTTTATCTGCCGTAGCTGAATAGGTTTTTTTGTTCCATGAGGTAGTAACACTTACCTTTTTGCTTGGTGATGCTTTGCCCCAAATTGCTGCGTCTGTTTGTTGTTGCAAAACCATGTTGTCTCCAAAAATGGCAGGTAGTATAACCTCTGCTTTTATCTCTAAAACAAAGAATAGCAGCAGAGTAAATAAGCAGGTTGCTTTTGTAATTTTGTTGATCATAGTTTCAGTTTTCATTTTAATTGTGACATCAATATTATTCAGGCTCCTAAAGCCTTTTGCCTGATTCAATTATTCACAAAACATATTTACTTCGTTTCAATCAGGCATCTTATTCAAATTAGAAATAGCACTTTTCTCTATCAAGCTAACATATGCTCAAATCAGACCTTAATCTGCTGAAGGTTGATTTTTTACCTTGAAATTGATAGAAAATCAATTGCTTTCTTCCGGAAACCACTCTGTCTGATACACATTTTTTAAATCCGCCAACTTTTCTGCATAACCTGCAGAATCTGTAAAATGAGTCGTTTCAAAAGGATCTTTATTTAAATCGAGTAATTGCTCTTCAATGCCTGTAAAATCGTATCGCAAATATTTGTAGCCATCTTCGCTTACTACCATTTTACCAACTTCACTTTCAACACCTAAATACTTGCGCCAATCAGTGTTGCTACCTTCCATTAAAGGACGCAAACTCTTTCCTCTCGGATCAGCTTTGCCTGCTACACCCATATAATCACACAAAGTCGGCAATAAATCGAGTCCGTTAGATACCAAATGCACAGAATCAACTTGTCCAGATGGAATTTGGCCTTTCCACATCGCTAAAAAAGGAACATTGGTAGCTTCTTCATACATGGTACTTTTATGCTCCATTCTGTGAGCAGCATCCATCTCACCATGATCGCTAGACAACATCACCAAAGTATTTTCTTCTGCACCTTGTTCTTTTAATGCATCCAAAATTACCTGAATGTCATTGTCTACCACTTCAGCCAACCTACAATAAGCCCATCTGTGCATACGCCAATCTTCATCAGAATAATTCATTCTCGCATTATTTCTGAAATTCCGATTGGTTAATAGTTTTTTTAATGCCTGTGGTTCACCTATTTGCACTTCGTAATTAGGCGGCAATGGCGGGCAATATTTTGCATAAAATTCTTCTTTCGAAACACCTTCGGGAATTTGCATCGCCTTATCCAACTCAGCAATTTCTGTAACTCCCTTGTTCACCAACATAGAATCGAAAGCAGTCTCGGCAAAATCGCGAATGGCCATGTAACAGATGTCGTGCGGATTAATTAGCGATACAATCATAAAATAAGGTTTTTCATGATTGCCTTTTATGTAAGAGGCTGCTTCTTGAGCCAATATATTTCTTTCGTTATCACTAATATCCGTAAAACCCAAAGTATCTGGTCGCAATGGTTTGGGCAGATGTTCTTTACCACCAAAAATTATATCATAACCTGCTTGTTTTGCATAATTGGCAATAGTGCTATTCCAAACCTCCTCTGATACTTGACTCACTCGGTTGGCTCCCCAGTTTTCTCTTACTGCATTACCTTTTTCATCATCGAAATATGAAGGGAATCGACCTGTAATCATACTGATTCTGGCAGGTGAGCAAACCGGATTGGTTGTATAAGCTCTTGTAAACCGGATTCCATTGTTGGCGATATAATCCATCGCTGGTGTTTTTACCCACTTATTGCCTGCACAGCTCATCATATTTGCATGCTGCTGATCGGTATAGATGTAGATGATGTTGGGTGGTTTTACTACTGCTTCTCTTTGTCTGTTGCATGATGCAAACATCAAAAAACACAAAAGGTAATAAGGGTATGATAAATAAATTTTCATATTTACTGATGTTCAGTTGACATAGATATCTTCGTAAATCAATATTTAGTCTGCACAAGACTCCATATTTCAAGAGCACATTGCCTGCAATTAATCAAATATACTTTTAGCAAATGCCATTGCTGTCATGCTCTCACCTAGTTTGGGGAAATTAAATCGAAATTTTTTCTTGATTTTGGTAAAATCTTGTCACGCTTTTTCTTTCAAATCTGTCAGTACTTACTGACCTTTAATAATGAGATTATGAAAACAGCATTTCTTGAAGTAAATAGTATGACT is a window from the Chondrinema litorale genome containing:
- a CDS encoding sensor histidine kinase, encoding MYIQKLPSKNLYRIALHILFWLFSFFTVNYVFSITDQITTIDYLFTGLFHISLLVGVYINLEILIPLFFQKRKYTAYCTLLAIDVIFTSFLNILTFNWLADLIFPDYYFIAQFEALETIIIVFVYLLITSLLKISKSWFMLQELNHKLSKIEKENIESQLNALKAQINPHFLFNSLNVLHSLALKQSTESPDAIIKLADILRYVIYESNKSTISVEDEVKLIENYLSLQKYRIDSSAKVCFDTNIHQNNQIAPMLFLPLVENSFKHGIKGDLAETFVKIHLQSDQKQTQFKIENNKGEHDEFDAGFKGGIGIANIKKRLGLIYPHQHSLQINETENLFKVSLTIQHEN
- a CDS encoding LytR/AlgR family response regulator transcription factor; the encoded protein is MRINCIIVDDEPASREVLEKFISDCPTLTLLQSCKNAFEASDAINQFDLQLIFLDINMPKLSGIKFYKSLVNPPFVIFTTAYPEFAVEGFEVDAIDYLLKPFPFERFYKAVNKASETIISKSSESKPQEFILWKADKKIHRVLLDEINYLEAIGDYVKVQFADKSIMVHNTFQKLLAQLPDNKFVRVHKSFAIALHKLETIDGNRIILKGKSIPIGQTYRTDFMELIKNQGLS
- a CDS encoding glycoside hydrolase family 2 protein; this translates as MKLDTPNKRQLIALTLIFIFSGLIKLQAQDQYELTGDWVCKSITEFSDNGETISSKDYSVSGWMPATVPGTVLTTLLNNEKVPDPFYGMNNEKIKDIYETGRDHYTYWFVKDFEEKAGKNEQVWLHLRGVNYSTEIFLNGKKVNKETHYGMFLRQTYNITDLLDSKGKNRLAVIVYPPDPVGNPNGGQGGDGRIAKGVSHQYVAGWDWIQPTRDRNTGIWDKVFIEKTGAVNVKNPHIVTLVPGKRDPKAKEQAPVNIKITAEVENPTSSAISGILKYTLEGKEVSQDVTVAANSTKLVKLADYEMQNPKLWWPNMYGEQNLYDIEISFVQGKKTSDSEKVTFGVREIQKEWNTKTQSAQINVNGQKIFIKGGNWIISDAMLRFTDERYDAEIRYHRDMNLNLIRIWGGALTERPEFYQACDKYGMLVIQDFWMSGDCNGRWFDPMKAEDQWTRRQYPDDHNLFLTSAKDMVKMIRNHASLAMYCGGNEITPPEDILIPLRDEILPELDGTRWFIEYSNSDSMSLNTLGGNGDGPYGIQPISMFWDHQTFPFNSEVGSVGVGDIESLRRFIPEENLTPPTYNDETVDDVWAYHKYIGYGAHVRPYGDAKDAKDFGVKAQLINYDQYRALMEGFSAHMWDWYSGSIIWKTQNPWTAMRGQMYDYYLDPNACLYGLRKGSEPLHIMYNPTSGMVYTVNNSFEALRSIMLKIESIDMKGNKEMLTQVFVGMEPTSSKKILSVKPFLDKIAKEEGVFLNFQLLNTDQEVLSENFYWVPNANGEYTGLNNMAEAKASITAKQTEKGKIAVTLKNDESNPVAFFNRVALIDGTTGKRILPVFYDDNYVSVIAGEEKTVILEFDPELAGKNAKVTVEGWNVPKQTIDIID
- a CDS encoding PAS domain S-box protein, encoding MFKLSGSFASRAELDKAQKTSITLQKEINSATLFVKQIEQGELNITYPGVDEDSIDPMSLPGSLISMRNQLKQLNKTETQRKWVTEGLALFSEILRTNQHDLDETCFQSISNLVKYLKANQGAIYIVDKEKELLEQKACYAYDRKKYLEKTFSFGEGMIGQIYLEKETLLLLDVPENYVTITSGLGEAPPNSIVIVPLKINEDVLGIVELASFKKFESYQIEFLEKLGENIASVISTVQTNEKTQELLRQSQIQAESLKSQEEELRQNMEELSATQEEMQRVMKEIQDKEQLLNDLINSTPDVVFVIDHEYKFKMFNKAFYKNWTEYKHDLQVGDSLLDSYKNATALEVDKQKQLWDRALSGEFISQSESTIIRGETKYMQVIYSPLRDKNNNISGIAIFSKDVTEQEEAIQNSEKLLWESQQQAEQMKAQEETILQSMEELSSTQEELLSKQKEASDLIERFNLAAKTTTEGLWDMVVPSDLNIDDNTPFIWTDNFREMLGYKSEEDFPNVLHSWSDLLHPDDKQRTIDAFNKHLLDYSGNTIYDVEYKLKLIDGTYRWFRAVGNTLRDKDGKPIRIAGSLIDIQAIKDTEELKKQLEEKVKFQASVSTDNDSVFLENLINAAPDEIFTLDRDYNLISYNERFYKLWRSEGFEIKTGINMSLFFDDVEEWEHHKEFYKSAFNGENFSVNLSRNVAGEERFYNVVYSPVRSANEEEIIAIALFARPLTEANTPKTLIM
- a CDS encoding sialate O-acetylesterase, with product MKTETMINKITKATCLFTLLLFFVLEIKAEVILPAIFGDNMVLQQQTDAAIWGKASPSKKVSVTTSWNKKTYSATADKDGKWKVKVATPVAGGPYQITISDGKTLKLNNVLIGEVWICSGQSNMQMTMLGYKNQPIIGANRAIATSKNNNIRLFTVKRERSLEPVDDFEGDWKLCEPENVGDFSAAAYFFGKMINESLDVPVGLICTSWGGTRIEPWMSEEKLKQYDWVKLPEKDKKESQHQDPTSLFNKMINPMVGYALRGGLWYQGEANRNEPKEYEKLMAGLVENWREVWGIGDFPFYYAQIAPYFYGKDALNSAYIREAQLKVSTAIPNMGMVSLMDAGEKHCIHPANKQVVGERMAYLALTQTYGQEGFECSGPILKEMKVDGSIAKLTFDHAEHGLTTYGKELENFEIAGENQRFFPATAFITGEGISVYSPSVPNPVAVRYAFQDFVVGELFNTEGLPASSFRTDDWEMK
- a CDS encoding sulfatase family protein, whose translation is MKIYLSYPYYLLCFLMFASCNRQREAVVKPPNIIYIYTDQQHANMMSCAGNKWVKTPAMDYIANNGIRFTRAYTTNPVCSPARISMITGRFPSYFDDEKGNAVRENWGANRVSQVSEEVWNSTIANYAKQAGYDIIFGGKEHLPKPLRPDTLGFTDISDNERNILAQEAASYIKGNHEKPYFMIVSLINPHDICYMAIRDFAETAFDSMLVNKGVTEIAELDKAMQIPEGVSKEEFYAKYCPPLPPNYEVQIGEPQALKKLLTNRNFRNNARMNYSDEDWRMHRWAYCRLAEVVDNDIQVILDALKEQGAEENTLVMLSSDHGEMDAAHRMEHKSTMYEEATNVPFLAMWKGQIPSGQVDSVHLVSNGLDLLPTLCDYMGVAGKADPRGKSLRPLMEGSNTDWRKYLGVESEVGKMVVSEDGYKYLRYDFTGIEEQLLDLNKDPFETTHFTDSAGYAEKLADLKNVYQTEWFPEESN